From Mustelus asterias unplaced genomic scaffold, sMusAst1.hap1.1 HAP1_SCAFFOLD_3433, whole genome shotgun sequence:
tatatgtacccactaatccctctaaccttcgcatctcaggacactaagggcaattttagcatggcccatcaacctaacccacacacctttggactgtgggaggaaacccacgcagacatggggagaatgtgcaaactccacacaggcagtgacccaagccgggaatcaaacccgggtccctggagctgtgaagcagcagtgctaaccactgtgctaccgtgccgcccataatttctatggggattctatggttctaaccgaTTGGACACATTTCTTGGTTGCATAATTAAGGAAGACTCGCCTGCATTTGTTAAAGACAACTCATtttcaactgatttgattgaatcGTTCAATGGAGGTAGCAGAGATGATTGGTGAGGTTACTgcagtgtacatggacttccacaaAACACTTGATAAAAGTGCCACAGAATCTTCCTGGTCTCTATCATTCAAAACCAGGCTGGGTAATGCCACACAACCGTTCGAGAATTCCCAATGAATAATCAACAATATAAAAAACTAATGTATGGAAACCAAATGGTATGGGTTTCACAGACTCATCAAAAACCGGAAGAGTTATTACAATCCTCCCTACCTTAACAACTGGTTCTCCGATGCCACCGTTCTGGAATATCCAGTGGACCGTGGGGATTAATCCATACGCAGCAATGAAACAGAAGAGTAGGATGCGCAGCTTGTGGCAATGCTGGGAGGCATAATGCGGATGGATTTGCGTGAGAAACATCACAAAGATCATGGCCAGCACGGTTATAAGGTACACTTGTCTCCAATACTGCTTTGAGAAGGAGTAAAAACAAAAATGATTACACTCTTAACCAGTGGGTGATATTGCACTCATTATGCGCCATGATACCATTTATCAAGGACAAATTTTCCAACGCTACTTTACACACACCTTCCTAATGCATTGACATTTCATGGTTGGAAGAACTAAAAATAACTTTGAACAGTGTTCTGCCTGCCAATGTCATTTTCAAAGGGTGTTACATTTTAATAACTTGATTATTAAACTGACCCAGACTAGAATACATTTATCAGCAACAGAACCTTTGACCAATAACTTCACCGTGTAAAATTAGCTGGATTCGGTTATTGGGATTCTGCAGGTCAAATGGAATTACTTTCAGAGTTCTGAAGATATTCTTCAGTCGTCATACATCCTGTGATGATCTCGCCCTGCAATCCTAATCAGTTGTGCACCTCTCTCAAACAACACTCTGAAACATTCTGCTGTGTTCTGTACAAGTGTTGGCTGCTCTTACAAGGGGTGGTGTTGATTGGTTTTAACTTGCTCCCAGCCTTGGTTAGTGAATGGTGTCGCTTGTCAGAGTTGAAGAATAATCAAGCAAAACCAAAACTAGAGATCCTACATAGTATCGCCGGACAGTTCAGGTTTCACTCTGAACCAAGTGTTGGGCGAGGTTACATAAGCGGTGAGAAGCATTAATCatggaatcgctacagtgcagaagaggccattcagcccatcgagtttgcattgactctgacagagcatctgacccaggcccaatccccaccttatccccatacacttagcatggccaatccacctagcctacacatctttggacactaaggggcaatttagcatggccaatccacctagcctacacatctttggacactaaggggcaatttagcatggccaatccacctaacctgcacatcttgggacactaaagggcaacttagcacggtcaatccacctaatttgcacatctttgatctgtgggaggaaactggagcacctggaggaaacccacgcagacacggggagaatgtgcaaactccacacagacagtgacccaaggccagaatcgaacccgggtccctggagctgtgagacagcagtactaaccaccgtgttAATTGTTAACAGTGTTAACAATGCTGCCAGTTTATTCCTATCACTAATCTCATGCCTATATTAGCCCGTTACTCGCTGTGAattgcactctaccatttgggcTGGGTCCAATTGAATGCCAGAGTCACCATGCATGTATAACATGTCCTCACCTGTGAGTGAAGCATGTTGAGAAGGGTAACCAGACCATCTATAAATACCAAGTCTCCTTTTGTTTGATAAGGCAAGGGATAATTAGTGTGGGCTCATATCAATGAAGATTGTAGAAAAGTAATTTCAAGACGGTTATCAAACGGCGAAGACTTGTCATCCCAAAGTGTCCGTGGTGAGAAGTCTGTGCACCATCAGCCCCTCCCAGGTCAAATTTCTAAATAGTCATGGAGCCCGTTGAGAGTTTGGCTACTTGTCTCAATTTAGCCAATGTAACCTAATATTTTTGAATAAATAAAAGTTGCTCACCTCAGCACAATAAAAGGCATAAAAGACCCCCGGGACGTAACATCCCAGCATTCCCACTGAGACGCCAGCGTAGTCAAGGGCAAGCCATTGCTGGCTGGTTTTTTCGGAATGGTGGCAGCAGAAAAGATGATAGCCGGCGGAGCACAGCATACAGAACTGTGGACAACACCAAACCAGTCAACAGTTACACAAGGTTAAAACATCACAATATCCTGCAAAGGAGAAACAAAAATCAGAAATGATCTCACATCAGTTGAGTTTCAAAGATCCGTTCTTCAATTAGGGACCAGAAGTGGATTTTTAACAAAATTGGAAGGTGATCATTGGGACAGCATTTGTAACCCACACAGTTTCTTTGATTTAACCAATTATGGATCGGACgaactcccccaccctccccccactcaccccattctccctctacaacacctcccccccactccatcccccaccccaccccacccccttcctatccaaaacttccccccaacccaTCCCACGCCTCCCTcgctaatccccccccccaccatccccacccaccctccccacaccccattccctccaactccccaccccattccctcccactccccaccccacccctttccttcccccccacaaGTTAATTACATCATCAGTGCCAATAAAGATGTCCTAGAGTTTGTTTAGTCCACTGAGTAAGTAACAAGTTACAATTTAATGTGAATAATGGATTTAAATGCACATCGTATTGCATTATGGATTCGGGCCTAGTGAgaacaagggtgggattttctgcacccagcaccccctcctcaccctagGGTATATTTTCCGGTGGGGAGGTGACCTACCATTGGCAGGAACTTCTGGTCCCTGCCAATGCCTGTGGGTATTTTGCGTGCCCCGCACCTTCCGCCGCTGGGCAATGcgccgtggggggtgggggaaatcgCCATCGACggcaccagaagatcccgctggcgggaagaGCTGAAAATTTTCAGCCTaaatctctctttctccccatcccccttccttttcctgggtggctcggtggcacagtggttagcactgctgtctcacagcgccagggacccgggttcgattcccggcttgggtcactgcctgtgcggagtctgcacattctccccgtgtctgcgtgggtttcctccgggtgctccagtttcctcccacagtccaaaggacgtgctggttagggtgcattggcagtgctaaattctccctcggtgtacccgaacaggcgccggagtgtggcgactgggggattttcacagtaatttcatgacagtgttaatgtaagctacttgtggcactaataaataaactttaaacttaaacttcactGCATTCGCCCAATAACAGTGCGGGTGGTTACATACTGCTCAATATTTCTCATCAGACGCAGTATAATTTAATAGAAACTGGGATTTGGTTCATTGGTTTTCAAATCTAGCAATTAGCTCTGGAAAAGTGAATTTTAACACTTATCATAAAATCTCCCACAATAGAAGGTGGTTCTCACCACCCCTTTCAGACAGAGTCTTCCCAATGATCAGAACTGTGTTTAAAAAATTAATCTAATTCTTTTTACCAATTATCTTCAATTAgattcctctggttactgacacaGCTGTCCGTAGAATTCTTTTCCCTACCAACTATTAAAACACCGTATAAATTTGAAtatttctattaaatctcccaTTACCTTTCCATTCCAAGGAGCAGAGTCATAGaagccctactgtgcagaaggaggccattcggcccatcgagtctgcaccaacaacaatccccactccctgcaaccccatgtatttaccctgctagttcccctgacactgaggggaaatttagcatggcagtcaacctaacccacacatctttggactgtgggcggaaaccggagcacccggaggaaacccacgcagacacggggagaatgtgcagactccacacagacagtgacccaaggccgggaattgaacccgggtccctggcgctgtgaggcagcagtgctaaccactgtgctaccgtgccgttccaTGGAAGTCTCTCAATGGAACTTACTTTCCTCATCTCCAGACcaggtatcattctagtaaatcttgcCTACACTCTCTCCGAGGTGGTTATATCCTTCGTAAACAGTCCTGTTCCAGAATTGGACTCAGCTGCAGAATTGTATGGAACTTCCCAACATTGTCATTGATggtgcgggattctctggcctccgcaTGGCATGGCTCTTGCGGCACTCTCTCCGTGGCCGGCTCTTCGGgcagtgccgctgtcaatgggatttcccattgactccaccccatgcCGCCGGGCAACCTGTGGTGGGGTGCACCATCAGCGGGACTAGAAGATGCCGCTGGCATGAACAGTCAGAAAGTTCCGGTCAGTGTTTCCGTTGAGGCAAATGATGTTAGCAACACGGAAATGCCCCCTTGACATTGacacgggcggcatggtgacacagtggttagcactgctgcctcacagcgccagggacccgggttcgattccagccttgggtgactgtgtggagtttgcacgttctccccatgtctgcatgggtttcctccaggtgttccggtttcttcccacagtccttcccacagatgtgcaggctaggtggattggccatgctaaattgcccttaatgaagggggatcagcagagtaaatacacgaggttacagggatagggcctggatgggattgttgtcgctgcaggtccgatgggccgaatgacctccttttgcattgtagggattctatgacacctgACCTGTACTCAGCACTGCCCACGTCTGGGATCACTGGCTTCTGAACTGTTACagcgcaggaggcggccattttggcccatcatgtttccACGTGCTTTCCAATCGAGCAACTTGCCTCATTCCCTCGCCTTCtgcccgtaaccctgcgcattcttccttttcagacaacAGTCTAATACCCTTTCGAATGCTTTGATTGAAACTGCCTCCTGcactctctcaggcagtgcattccaaatcctaaccgctcgctgtgtgaaaaaagttgTCCTCATGTCACTTTTGCTTTTTATTCTAATTACTTTACAGCTGCTCTCTCGTTCTCGACCCTTTAACAAAGGCAGCAATTTCTTCTGTCAcctctgctcccccacccccagcccgcctcccccccctcccctcgattTTGTCTGTTAGAGTGTGTGCTTACCTGAAAACAAAATCCAAAAATAATGAAAACGATGTAATCGTCCCGAGTGCTGTTGGATGATGGGAGGAGGAAGCACGTATCATGTAGACCCATAACGAAGAATAGGAAAAACCCCAGCAAGTGGCTCCATATATTCACACTCTCGTTGGATAAAACAAAGAGGCTGTTTTCAACAGGAACAGATTGCAAACACAACAACGTTAACTGAAGttacatttgaattcagtaataTTGAAGTTAGATGGGTGCAACATGTGGGTACGAATCAATACAGCTTACCCCCATGTGACACCAACTGAACAAGCGTTAGGCAGTAAAATTACTGCAACCCCCTTTGGAGACAATGGGAAACATAGCCAGGATTCGCATTCCCGCTGACACTCGGTTattcctggtgggggggggggggggggggtgcacggaCATGGGTGCTGAGCTGGAGCAagaccaggggggggggggggggggggggtgcacggaCATGGGTGCTGAGCTGGAGCAAGACCAGGCTCAGAATGATTGCTGTGCACAGCTGAATATCCTGGTGAGATCCACTGGTGGCTGGGCTTGCACACTGCAGGTCAGGTGTTGTATAGCATGGTGGAGAGCATATCCTTAtacataggggcggcacagtggctagcactgcaagttcacagcaccagggacctggattcgattcccggcttgtctgtgcggagtctgcatgttctctgtgtctgcgtgggtttcctccgggtgctctggtttcctcccgcagtccgaaagacgtgctggttagggtgcattggccatgctaaattctccctcagtgtacctgaacaggcgccggagtgtggcgactagggaattttcacagtaacttcattgcagtgttaatgtacttgtgacactaataaataaaactttaaaacttatatTTAAACCAATTAATATCTTACTTATTACAGCATCATTTCCTTTTATAAAAAATATGCTCAATATATAAATTCATTGGTATTTTGCTGAGGGGGATGCGGCGAGAGGGCAGAGCTTTGAACATGAGGACTGTAGACAGAGCAATTAAGAGTGTGGTGTTGGGGGTGTGAAGGGGGTATGGAGTGGGCAGGAGGGTGGAGACAAAAAATGCATTTCGGTAAACGGCCAGGCAGTTGTGATTTTGAGTCTAATGCCGCAAGTCTGAGCTGGCAACCTGAGTCGCACTCGATGGATTGTTGCACTGCTGGATAAGTTGTGGAATTCAGACTCTTATCTGTTCTAATTGTTCAGGTAAGATATATCGTGCACTGTACAAGTAAGAACAAGGAGTAACATTACCAGCACCACTGGTTATCGATCTATTTTGCTGTCTTTGCAGTCCTGTTGGGTTCATAATAAAAACATGGCTCTGTATTCCTCCCCCAACGCATTACATTACAAATTTGTTCACTGTACCGTAAGATTTTAAAATGCTCTCTCAGGATGCGggagtcgctggctaggccagcattcattgcccatcactaattgccctcgagaaggtggtgatgagccgccttctcgaagcactgcagtccgtgtggtgtaggcacacccactgtgccgttagggagggagttgcaggatttggacccaatgacagtgaaggaatggcgatatatttccaagtcaggatggtgagtggcttggaggggaacttgcaggtggtggtgttcccacgtgtctgctgcccttgtccttctagatggaagtggtcatgggtttggccgCCTAAgaggtcttggtgagttcctgcagcacaTTTTGTAGACGGTATACACGGCTACCACTGTTCACtggtggcagaggtcatgggtttggaaggtgctgttgtagGAGACTTGCAAGTTGACGCAATGCATCTTGTGGATTGCACACATTGCTgacactgtgcgttggtggtgtttctgtagtgcatcttgtagatagtacacactgcggcctcgtttgtcggtggtggagggagtgagtgtttgtgggtgtggtgccaatcaagccggctgctttgttctgggtggtgtcgagcttcttgagtgttgttggagctgcacccatccaggcaagtggggagtattccatcacactcctgacttgtgccttttagatggtggacaggctttggggagtcaggcttGGAGAGTCTTGGGATACGGGCTTCGCTGGCAATGTTTATTACctgtccctaattgtccttcagaaggcGCTGGTGTACTAGGGAATTTCAGAGAGAAGTTAAAAGTCAAACACATTattgagggtctggagtcacgcaTACCAGATCGATTGAGATCAGAAAATTCCGTTCTCTAAAGGAGTGAACCACATCAGGTTTTGAAACAACCTGGGAATTGCTGATGCTGGCATTTTATTCCAgagttatttaattaattgaattcaaattcctttgTTGCTGAGAGGAATTTTAACTCGAGTCACTGGGCCATTCATCCCGACAGTGATTCACAAGGTCAGTAAAAGGTCGACTATGTTACAGGGCTGAGACGCTGCTACATGCACACAAATCTTTTATTCTCATTAAATCCCTACAgcgtgggaggaggccattcggtccatcgattctgcactgactctctgacagagcatcttacccaggcctcatccccaaaactccacgtatttaacctgctaaaccTACACTAACTTtcacaccctgggacactaaggggcaatttagaacataagaatttggagcaggagtaggctatctggccccttgagcctgctctgccattcaataagatcatggctgatcttttcgtggactcagctccacttatccacccactcaccataatccttaatttctttattgttcaaatctatccttgccttaaaaacattcaatgaggtagcttcaactgcttcactgggcagggaattccacagattcacaaccctttgtgtgaagaagttcctcctca
This genomic window contains:
- the LOC144490561 gene encoding progestin and adipoQ receptor family member 3-like, which translates into the protein MEYCYSNSEQDLKTYLGCQNKMTQNILKSLHRVELGGYNYWPLFSQIGIRLYSYEEIPTFLKGNPYITDGYRAYLPSSLCIRSLFVLSNESVNIWSHLLGFFLFFVMGLHDTCFLLPSSNSTRDDYIVFIIFGFCFQFCMLCSAGYHLFCCHHSEKTSQQWLALDYAGVSVGMLGCYVPGVFYAFYCAEQYWRQVYLITVLAMIFVMFLTQIHPHYASQHCHKLRILLFCFIAAYGLIPTVHWIFQNGGIGEPVVKVFAPRVGVMYLLASLAFLFYYSKVPERYFP